TTGTAGTCGACTTTGTGTTTGTACAAGTACTGAATAACACAACACTAGTTGACCTGCCTCATTTTCAATCCGCCATCTGAGATACCCGCGCTgattctgaaacaaaaaaatcatgataattaaaaaaaaagaacagtACTCGCCATACCCTTGGTACAGACAGAGTAGAGTCATGAGCTGCGGAGTGCTTCTTTTTAAGAAATACTAGAAGACTGGATTCAATCCGAGGTTAGCCTAAAGTTTTAAAGAATATGCATGCTCAAATGCACTATCCACCTACATCAAAATTCCAGagatataaagttttaataaaatctttgcacTACATAATGTCAATCAAACTTGTTTTCTGAACAACTCTCAATTAGTTTATGATACTTATTTAAAGGCTAAATAAAGTCTCCTTGCATGATTtcttgaaaacaaaaaagtatttaacgAAAAACTTAAATGTTGAGATTACTGTCTTACTCCTACATTGtgaacgaataaaaaaatattcaaaagttcTGTGTAGTTGTcctttttgaaaataacagtaataaattatgcacaataaaaactaattccTAAATGTTCTCGGAGACGTTGAGAATGTCCTTCAGCATATTTAAAGTATTTGCATCGTCTTGATGATCGTTGTCGGggttaaaatgatttataactttgctataaataagCATTTAACAGGAAACAATTTATCTGTTATAAACCGATCGCGATTTATAACAGTTAttacaatcaattttattatggtGATGATTTACAAGAATAGTTACCGCAGGCTAATTCAATTGtcattaacaatttattattgttgttgttgataTTCATGTTCATGTGACTGTCAAGATAACCAATCCATGTCATAAGAGGAACTGTTGATCCAGAAAAGGATGTTTGTGGTGTTTGGTATTAAAAATGGCGGTTCCTTATATGATGTATAGCTGTTCCTTGTATACCTAactatgaatgtgaatgaagtaaattatgtaaaagtttACAAAGATCGTAGCAAGTAATGTGTTTTAGCCTTGTCCAATATTGTCCATCCTAAAGGCTTAAAGCATGATTTTACGATTATATGTAGGCCAAATAGATATtttgaaagaagaaaaaattaatatttaccaaTGCTATACTCGTCGGCACAGACATGACGCTGTAAAAAGATGTCACGGTGCCCGTCCTCACCGGGCAGTCGTTAATTTCACAACGTTCTGCAAATATTAAAAGACCATTAACGTTACATACTTTAAACATAATgttagatacataatataactaCAACATGTTCCGGTTTAGactgttcataaaaaatatatccttcTCCGCCTTTTATCTCTGTTATGCTCGCACATTGTTAATGCCTATGTTTTACGCACATAATTTGCATTTTAGAAAAAACCGCCATCAGATATGCAATAAAATTGTGGTGAGGAAACAGATTTTGTCATTTCCTGTTAAATCTGGTTATTGTATCGTAATTATTCATATGGTAACcttacagaaaattaaatattgatgatgACGTGGCAGTGgatttaacaatttttatattttcctttttgtgcaaaataatatttatacccAATATCTCATAATAAAGCATCATAATGTGGAAAGGCGGATGAGTAAAACGTGtgttttaagaatttattaCACGCTTGTCAATTTATGCGTGAAAATATgtgtaatattaagtatttgtcGTGCGCATATTTTGGAATCGAATAAGTGAATCTGTATGTCGCCTAGAAATTATGTAAACATGTATAAATTGATCTTACAGATTTAATCAAAGCACGGAGAATGTTAAAAAGACAACCCAATAGAACCagttatcaaacaaaaaacagttACCAAATCCTTATCAACAGATATATTAGGTACAATAGGTACAAATATTAGGTACAAATATTTCCCATAGAACTTGTTTTGTTAGAGGCAAAGTAAGTCTGTTGGCAAATATGCGACAGTATTTAATTTAGACATGGTTTGAACAATCATGACCGTAACTGAGGGTAGAACATACTGTACATAGTCGTGACTGTGACACATCCTGCTCAAAACTTACAGTACAAGTACATAGTAGGTACAAGTGTCATTACAGATCCACCATGTACATACATAGTCACAATAGTGACCTCTAATCTGTGATATCTCTGCGTGACACAAAATTCAGCTAGATCATCGAGCTTTAACGCCACTTTAGGGAGCTATATCATGAGAAATTTGCTCCAGCTATAAATGGGAACTTACTGGGGCCTTGGGTAGTTTCTAAAATTTTCCATTTTGACTGTCAACAACATTATGTGGCTACGAAACAGATGCCAATTAATTTACGTAGACTATGTTACTTAGATACCTAAACCTTTGTTTGTTATAAGACTAAGAGTTGGTTGCGGTAAGTGTGACATAACAAAGGTTCACTTAATTTAGCAGGCGTTGCAACGTTGTAAGCTAATTACTTGCCAGTGGTCACGCTATGGGTATGGCGTGACGTAGCATGAGCATGACATAAGTACATCAATCATGTTGACCTGGCTGTTTTTTCTACTAACGACGCCAAAAAAGAGGACGACCtagattaaaagtaaaaatctgTTAAGGCGTCAGGACAATCGTGTTCGTTCGTAATCTAGCCGTTCATAAATTAAAAGGGTAAGATCCTGTAGCTCACTAAATATCTACGTGTTAGAGTTTCAGAATTCAGGACTAGATTCCAAAAATAAGGCCTTCGGACGATTCACTATTTGCTTTACAAAATCAAGTTCGTGTTAAAACACGcgcagataaaaaaaaaaaaaaattttgaatgtTACAATTAGTCGATGTAGGTTGTGTTGTGTCACATCACGTCATAGCACTATAGTCCTTGTATTTTAATTCCTGCCATATTCGTGTTAGTGggtattataatcatttaatatacgcatatattaatcatatttatgtaagtatttatgcACGTCTAACTCTAAACTTGTGCAAGGAAATTTCGAGATACCGAAAAATTTATCAtaacaaatgtaaaattaaaaacagacTGTGAATATACAGTCTTACTTACCAGGAGTTACCGGAGTTTTCAAGTTTAaatggtttatattaatgactACATCTTGATCTAGATTGCGTGATAGAAAacctgaaaaaaagaaaatcaagttTAAACTCCACACATATCTACTTTTCATAGGAAACTTTTATATctgcttgtttattttaactaaaaaaaaataggtaggtaataggtatattctaataaaattctGCGTAACAGATAAGTAGGGATTTATGATTTAGGCTagtgtgaaaattattttttatacatgaaTGGTTTCGTTATCTAAGATTTTAGGGTACAAAGGTAATAGTAGGGTACAAATACCGCAGGCAGATTCGACATAGGTAGGTATTAGAATGTCTCACACGATAATAAATAGCGTAAAGCAATTTAAGATAGGTACATAATTACGATATTACACGATAGGTATAAACACCGTGCGTAAACAAAATCCACAAATctgtaattttatacttacaaaGTGTAAGTATACTACTTACATACTTAAcactttatttatatctacCTAGGTATATGGTTTTACACATGTTATACTATAAGGCGGGTTACAAAGCGCTCCACATTCACTTCATTTTTCTTACTGACCTTCAAAAGTCTAAAGCCTACCTAACCTACGTAAAGGTCTATCTTGATATTTGTGAGACTATTACAATGGCGCGGCAATGGCAATAAACCTACTGGTCTACATACTCATTACTCAAACTAATTGATGattctaatttatttaccaGCATAGAATATCAAGTTGACAGACACATTGTCTCCAATGGTCACGTAGCACGGTAGTCTCATGCCGCATCCTTCTATATTCACTGTCCTTAGCTCGTAAGCGGAACCTGAAACAATCAGATATAAGTAGATAATCATGTGTTTGACGTAGTTACGTATCGTCATATTTTTCAAAACGTTTCATTATGATGAAATTGATGAATGATTCATTATTATCtaagaatattaatataattgctaCAGATAAAgggattaatttattattgcccACTCGTTTaatatacgtacatattttGCAACCAAAggcaaactaaaatgtaaagtCATcctgaaaaacaataaattgtaatagGGATCTCTCCCTATACACTTGTATGATGTCACACAATGAAAGAATTCCAAAAAATGTACTGAATGTACTGATAAATAAACTCTtaatatgtttgtgtgtgtagGTACCTGTAACACCTAGGtacaatctatacttataataaatctgtagagaggtcaattctgtacattgaatatattaaaaaaaaaaccaatgggggatgtttagtaacggatactgataccgaatctgcaatttataattttcttttctgtctgtctgtctgtctgtctgtctgtctgtcctccgtctgtatgtgacgctatcacgtaaaaactaccggatagaatgcactgaaatttggtatatgcacagattaagtagtggagcaatttataggatactttttatagcataaaatttcaaaaaaatttagaaaattgaaaattatacgtagaaatcgtttgaacctgcgtttccctatagagaccatagatggcgttacaatccatttcacaacattcgcataaagttaacgcggcgcctgccgtatcgatacctgttgttcgcaccaaccaatagatggcgttatagctcgcaacaaagcatgttttttctaattaatttgttttgatggctttattgtaaaaaaatacctttgaaacatgctatacatttataagatttttaaacataaatattgtatgatatattacacaaaaatgttggtttacgtgggtccggtgcggtcgggatatcctagatggcaaccgagtaatttcgtttgttgtcgttgttcgccgcaactaacagatggcgttgttgttcgaaacacataagaaccaaattaattggttgcattaaggaaataaattggatagctatgaaacagactacgtggtaagttttaaaaaataaacaacggatgatatataaaaaataattacggtttacgcggtttcggacgtatcatcgcaagtaaacattattacgcgtgtgaagagctccggcgcagataggtctgtctgtacctattataatattctgaatccagacgggtaagcaatggtcagtctataataaggtattatattttacactgtaaactggtacggatacagacgagagcggaaaagaaggtaaccacaggaaatcaggcctgcctgagcctgtgtcacattgtgtgcccttcgggtccctttcgtaaataaccattagatgacaaaagagttgttagcatttttatgtgtatcgagtgcttcgcaattcgcgtgctcaaacgaataagcaacagtacgaaattcacgcgagcggagccgcaggggtcagctagtaatacataaAAGCACAAAGCCAGGTCTAATGCCtaatgcattatttttaatctctgcttggaaaattgttttattctttttcgTTCTTTTAGATCTCGGTTGTCAGGCAGTGGGATTCAAACTCACAACAGTCACAACTCACGAGCCAAGAGCCCTCGATCCAAGTATTATGATAATACAGTATACAATCAATAAACCTAATTACCACTAATTGCGttacaatatttagaataaACTATAAGTATGTTAATTATTGTCAAGAGataggtaattatttaaatataaataaactattacgtgcagataataacattataaaatagataAGATCTGATATacttctattttaaaattggtTATCAATAATTAACAAATCTGCTCTactctatttattaaaactgcaGTCATTTTTACTCATTAGGGCAATCACTTATCATGTATCGGAACATGTGTTCTAGAAAAGATTAggtatttacttattaatttgagtattaaaataataaaaagaatataaataaatagtaataccACTGAGATAAGAGCATTCCTCTGTAGACTGaggaaataaatatgaataggtACAAACGATAGTCGTGTGGGTACACTTGATAAGCTAAAATCCAGATAATTAtcagataatataaaattaaataacaagctgtaccattatacataataaaataagtatgtcTAGTTAAGGTACCAACGATAATCTTGTGGAAGTTCTTATGTTGTCTCGCAGTATTGGGCATATCAAGAacgagtaggtaggtacataaataaaattgtccatcatttatttaatagacGTCTGCAACTTAGACCGCATGAAAGATTCTTATGATGCATACCAAATTATGAAgtaggtagtaggtaggtaggtataccgCACTAGTTTCTTCCCGAAATTTTGTCCGCGTCGAATTTCACGCATTAAAAACTGCGTGATAATTCAAGTTACCAATCGAtgtgttttcaaaattttatcgaaatttttATAGCAGTCTTTCATAAATCAGAAACAATGTTACTATTTTGCGCAAAAGTGCAGCTATATGTTACTCTCTCAGAATGTTTTTatacgtaggtacctacttggttcttagttaagtattaatataattcGATAGTATAGTATTAGTTTCAAATAGTTTCTCGTTATCGCAAAATACTTCGATCAATTGCGAACTATTTCCggcaaaacaatatttttcgacagtaaattattattgaagttAACGTTAATCAAACTAGAATTCCCCGAACGTTGATTCATTGGTATTTTGGCCTTGCCAAActaacattacatattttttaatccaCGATAGTGCGGGGAATTCTTAAGGGCCCTTGAAAAAGAAGGCTAGGCCTAGAACGTCCTCAATTTATAATTGTTAACGATTAGGTAATCTGTACTTCAGGTATTGACGTAGAACGTGAAGGCGTTTCCCACACGCATTTTCGATAATTAATCAATCAACTAATAAACAACGATAAGCAGGAACGAACTTAGACTTTAATACCAGTACACAATACACTTACCAAATCTGCTAATACCTCCTTAATATTTGTGAAGGCCTACTATCGTTCATCGTAACGAAACGAAAAGTTTATGACTAGCATCGCCTCTGGTGTAATTTGGAAAAATCGGGATTTATTCACTTTAGTTAACTGATAGTGGAATTCCTGGAAAGTGGAAAACGTATGCACTTACTCACCTTAACTTGCCTAAATCGACGACTATCATATTTTTTGAAACAAGAATACGAATTTTGGAACGATGTTAGCGTGGTTACAAGAAATTT
Above is a window of Anticarsia gemmatalis isolate Benzon Research Colony breed Stoneville strain chromosome 19, ilAntGemm2 primary, whole genome shotgun sequence DNA encoding:
- the LOC142980930 gene encoding uncharacterized protein LOC142980930 isoform X2; translation: MRLPCYVTIGDNVSVNLIFYAGFLSRNLDQDVVININHLNLKTPVTPERCEINDCPVRTGTVTSFYSVMSVPTSIALNQRGYLRWRIENEAGQLVLCYSVLVQTQSRLQKLLRQYVEKIPASAEKYN
- the LOC142980930 gene encoding uncharacterized protein LOC142980930 isoform X1; translation: MCLQFVFLLFALVTVSASVIFEDCGSAYELRTVNIEGCGMRLPCYVTIGDNVSVNLIFYAGFLSRNLDQDVVININHLNLKTPVTPERCEINDCPVRTGTVTSFYSVMSVPTSIALNQRGYLRWRIENEAGQLVLCYSVLVQTQSRLQKLLRQYVEKIPASAEKYN